A single Anopheles funestus chromosome 2RL, idAnoFuneDA-416_04, whole genome shotgun sequence DNA region contains:
- the LOC125763261 gene encoding uncharacterized protein LOC125763261 isoform X2, giving the protein MWTKSINIEVIVICLLSIIPWPGPSVFKISCSRESSRVVRKIVHSRWLPILEKYQVKLPLECPFHPLRDIFGPQQSAKKQHRPSQWTCGFCGKSFFEEKHLDMHFENRHRTNINTAEDAVCLADYCDMMRCEVLIAKDATLAFGSDPNAVTTDIEVWSEATAYRTALTTSGPRDLAKVPERKSLLPKMLQTIRDDVFRNRQPQQQGVTSMLHAKGATNCDKNDATKTKSSRKGSKSSGDGREANDSPVEDDDEDEDDEDDEDDEDEEEEESENDSNATSQCEQNLVDSSLPPVDRKQQRLSEMQRMKANCNADEIGHLKTRCEVLVRDCIVGLLVQLSLEDFRSMEEELNRAICWYLTCDRYWEDGPLEQRPFPWGLVFVLVMVLSMGVCLCYYIIWILFDSEDFSPAAGNQLTGHPSSATHGGSGGAGHHLHHGRHYLQPGSGSGIYRLQDGGHSAASLNNLGTGTSGNDIQHTPQIHASPGTGGGSSGMLYTTADDGYGYAAGSASGAARMIAPIDGSTGTVGAGGGGSAVAATGSGDFGELGQSEHYIYVTYPPELKRRLLERYGRDIYMQLLRKDVYDYY; this is encoded by the exons ATGTGGACTAAATCGATTAATATCGAG GTGATAGTTATTTGCTTACTTTCGATCATACCATGGCCGGGCCCGAGCGTATTCAAGATATCATGCTCCCGCGAAAGTTCGCGCGTCGTGCGCAAGATCGTACACTCGCGCTGGCTGCCCATACTGGAAAAATATCAGGTAAAGCTACCGCTCGAATGTCCGTTTCATCCACTGCGCGACATCTTCGGTCCACAGCAGAGCGCCAAAAAGCAACATCGACCGAGCCAGTGGACGTGCGGCTTCTGTGGCAAAAGCTTCTTCGAGGAGAAGCATCTCGATATGCACTTTGAGAACCGGCACCGGACAAACATCAACACGGCGGAGGATGCCGTCTGCCTGGCGGACTACTGTGACATGATGCGGTGCGAGGTGTTGATTGCGAAGGATGCAACCTTGGCATTTGGTAGCGATCCGAATGCCGTCACGACCGACATTGAGGTGTGGAGTGAAGCGACCGCATACCGGACGGCTTTGACTACATCCGGGCCGCGTGATCTTGCCAAGGTGCCGGAAAG GAAGTCTCTTCTACCAAAGATGCTGCAAACAATACGGGACGATGTGTTTCGGAATCGGCAACCGCAGCAACAGGGCGTGACCTCGATGCTTCACGCAAAGGGTGCCACCAACTGCGATAAGAATGATGCCACCAAAACGAAGAGCAGTCGAAAAGGTTCGAAATCCAGTGGGGACGGTAGAGAAG CTAATGATAGTCCGGTAGAAGACGACGATGAGGACGAggacgatgaggatgatgaagatgacgaagacgaagaggaggaagagtCGGAGAACGACAGCAATGCAACGTCACAGTGTGAACAAAATTTGGTCGACTCCTCGCTACCACCGGTGGATCGAAAGCAGCAACGTCTCTCGGAGATGCAGCGCATGAAGGCCAACTGTAATGCGGACGAGATCGGCCACCTGAAGACACGGTGCGAGGTGCTGGTGCGTGACTGTATCGTCGGTTTACTGGTGCAGCTATCGCTCGAGGACTTCCGCAGTATGGAGGAGGAGCTGAACCGTGCGATCTGCTGGTATCTGACCTGCGACCGGTACTGGGAGGATGGACCGCTTGAGCAGCGCCCGTTCCCGTGGGGTCTTGTCTTCGTGCTCGTAATGGTGCTTTCGATGGGCGTTTGTCTGTGTTACTATATCATCTGGATACTGTTCGA CAGCGAAGATTTCAGTCCTGCAGCAGGCAACCAGCTAACGGGTCATCCAAGCTCGGCGACACACGGTGGCAGTGGCGGCGCTGGCCATCATCTGCACCATGGGCGACACTATCTACAGCCGGGTTCGGGCTCCGGTATCTATCGGttgcaggacggtggacactCTGCCGCCAGCCTGAACAATCTCGGCACGGGTACGAGCGGTAACGATATTCAGCACACGCCTCAGATACACGCATCACCCGGTACCGGTGGCGGATCGTCCGGTATGCTCTACACTACGGCCGACGACGGCTACGGCTATGCGGCAGGTTCCGCAAGCGGAGCTGCTCGAATGATTGCACCGATTGATGGGTCGACCGGCACGGTCGGTGCGGGTGGTGGCGGATCCGCCGTAGCAGCGACCGGAAGCGGCGATTTTGGCGAGCTGGGACAGAGCGAACACTACATTTACGTGACGTATCCACCGGAACTGAAGCGACGGCTGCTGGAAAGGTACGGTAGAGACATCTATATGCAGCTGTTGCGCAAGGATGTGTACGATTACTACTAG
- the LOC125763261 gene encoding uncharacterized protein LOC125763261 isoform X3: MKSFLRKDILLSLAPMVIVICLLSIIPWPGPSVFKISCSRESSRVVRKIVHSRWLPILEKYQVKLPLECPFHPLRDIFGPQQSAKKQHRPSQWTCGFCGKSFFEEKHLDMHFENRHRTNINTAEDAVCLADYCDMMRCEVLIAKDATLAFGSDPNAVTTDIEVWSEATAYRTALTTSGPRDLAKVPERKSLLPKMLQTIRDDVFRNRQPQQQGVTSMLHAKGATNCDKNDATKTKSSRKGSKSSGDGREANDSPVEDDDEDEDDEDDEDDEDEEEEESENDSNATSQCEQNLVDSSLPPVDRKQQRLSEMQRMKANCNADEIGHLKTRCEVLVRDCIVGLLVQLSLEDFRSMEEELNRAICWYLTCDRYWEDGPLEQRPFPWGLVFVLVMVLSMGVCLCYYIIWILFDSEDFSPAAGNQLTGHPSSATHGGSGGAGHHLHHGRHYLQPGSGSGIYRLQDGGHSAASLNNLGTGTSGNDIQHTPQIHASPGTGGGSSGMLYTTADDGYGYAAGSASGAARMIAPIDGSTGTVGAGGGGSAVAATGSGDFGELGQSEHYIYVTYPPELKRRLLESCYNRTTRL; the protein is encoded by the exons ATGAAGTCCTTTCTGCGCAAGGACATTCTCCTGTCACTAGCACCGATG GTGATAGTTATTTGCTTACTTTCGATCATACCATGGCCGGGCCCGAGCGTATTCAAGATATCATGCTCCCGCGAAAGTTCGCGCGTCGTGCGCAAGATCGTACACTCGCGCTGGCTGCCCATACTGGAAAAATATCAGGTAAAGCTACCGCTCGAATGTCCGTTTCATCCACTGCGCGACATCTTCGGTCCACAGCAGAGCGCCAAAAAGCAACATCGACCGAGCCAGTGGACGTGCGGCTTCTGTGGCAAAAGCTTCTTCGAGGAGAAGCATCTCGATATGCACTTTGAGAACCGGCACCGGACAAACATCAACACGGCGGAGGATGCCGTCTGCCTGGCGGACTACTGTGACATGATGCGGTGCGAGGTGTTGATTGCGAAGGATGCAACCTTGGCATTTGGTAGCGATCCGAATGCCGTCACGACCGACATTGAGGTGTGGAGTGAAGCGACCGCATACCGGACGGCTTTGACTACATCCGGGCCGCGTGATCTTGCCAAGGTGCCGGAAAG GAAGTCTCTTCTACCAAAGATGCTGCAAACAATACGGGACGATGTGTTTCGGAATCGGCAACCGCAGCAACAGGGCGTGACCTCGATGCTTCACGCAAAGGGTGCCACCAACTGCGATAAGAATGATGCCACCAAAACGAAGAGCAGTCGAAAAGGTTCGAAATCCAGTGGGGACGGTAGAGAAG CTAATGATAGTCCGGTAGAAGACGACGATGAGGACGAggacgatgaggatgatgaagatgacgaagacgaagaggaggaagagtCGGAGAACGACAGCAATGCAACGTCACAGTGTGAACAAAATTTGGTCGACTCCTCGCTACCACCGGTGGATCGAAAGCAGCAACGTCTCTCGGAGATGCAGCGCATGAAGGCCAACTGTAATGCGGACGAGATCGGCCACCTGAAGACACGGTGCGAGGTGCTGGTGCGTGACTGTATCGTCGGTTTACTGGTGCAGCTATCGCTCGAGGACTTCCGCAGTATGGAGGAGGAGCTGAACCGTGCGATCTGCTGGTATCTGACCTGCGACCGGTACTGGGAGGATGGACCGCTTGAGCAGCGCCCGTTCCCGTGGGGTCTTGTCTTCGTGCTCGTAATGGTGCTTTCGATGGGCGTTTGTCTGTGTTACTATATCATCTGGATACTGTTCGA CAGCGAAGATTTCAGTCCTGCAGCAGGCAACCAGCTAACGGGTCATCCAAGCTCGGCGACACACGGTGGCAGTGGCGGCGCTGGCCATCATCTGCACCATGGGCGACACTATCTACAGCCGGGTTCGGGCTCCGGTATCTATCGGttgcaggacggtggacactCTGCCGCCAGCCTGAACAATCTCGGCACGGGTACGAGCGGTAACGATATTCAGCACACGCCTCAGATACACGCATCACCCGGTACCGGTGGCGGATCGTCCGGTATGCTCTACACTACGGCCGACGACGGCTACGGCTATGCGGCAGGTTCCGCAAGCGGAGCTGCTCGAATGATTGCACCGATTGATGGGTCGACCGGCACGGTCGGTGCGGGTGGTGGCGGATCCGCCGTAGCAGCGACCGGAAGCGGCGATTTTGGCGAGCTGGGACAGAGCGAACACTACATTTACGTGACGTATCCACCGGAACTGAAGCGACGGCTGCTGGAAAG cTGCTACAATAGAACGACACGGCTATGA
- the LOC125763261 gene encoding uncharacterized protein LOC125763261 isoform X1 — protein MKSFLRKDILLSLAPMVIVICLLSIIPWPGPSVFKISCSRESSRVVRKIVHSRWLPILEKYQVKLPLECPFHPLRDIFGPQQSAKKQHRPSQWTCGFCGKSFFEEKHLDMHFENRHRTNINTAEDAVCLADYCDMMRCEVLIAKDATLAFGSDPNAVTTDIEVWSEATAYRTALTTSGPRDLAKVPERKSLLPKMLQTIRDDVFRNRQPQQQGVTSMLHAKGATNCDKNDATKTKSSRKGSKSSGDGREANDSPVEDDDEDEDDEDDEDDEDEEEEESENDSNATSQCEQNLVDSSLPPVDRKQQRLSEMQRMKANCNADEIGHLKTRCEVLVRDCIVGLLVQLSLEDFRSMEEELNRAICWYLTCDRYWEDGPLEQRPFPWGLVFVLVMVLSMGVCLCYYIIWILFDSEDFSPAAGNQLTGHPSSATHGGSGGAGHHLHHGRHYLQPGSGSGIYRLQDGGHSAASLNNLGTGTSGNDIQHTPQIHASPGTGGGSSGMLYTTADDGYGYAAGSASGAARMIAPIDGSTGTVGAGGGGSAVAATGSGDFGELGQSEHYIYVTYPPELKRRLLERYGRDIYMQLLRKDVYDYY, from the exons ATGAAGTCCTTTCTGCGCAAGGACATTCTCCTGTCACTAGCACCGATG GTGATAGTTATTTGCTTACTTTCGATCATACCATGGCCGGGCCCGAGCGTATTCAAGATATCATGCTCCCGCGAAAGTTCGCGCGTCGTGCGCAAGATCGTACACTCGCGCTGGCTGCCCATACTGGAAAAATATCAGGTAAAGCTACCGCTCGAATGTCCGTTTCATCCACTGCGCGACATCTTCGGTCCACAGCAGAGCGCCAAAAAGCAACATCGACCGAGCCAGTGGACGTGCGGCTTCTGTGGCAAAAGCTTCTTCGAGGAGAAGCATCTCGATATGCACTTTGAGAACCGGCACCGGACAAACATCAACACGGCGGAGGATGCCGTCTGCCTGGCGGACTACTGTGACATGATGCGGTGCGAGGTGTTGATTGCGAAGGATGCAACCTTGGCATTTGGTAGCGATCCGAATGCCGTCACGACCGACATTGAGGTGTGGAGTGAAGCGACCGCATACCGGACGGCTTTGACTACATCCGGGCCGCGTGATCTTGCCAAGGTGCCGGAAAG GAAGTCTCTTCTACCAAAGATGCTGCAAACAATACGGGACGATGTGTTTCGGAATCGGCAACCGCAGCAACAGGGCGTGACCTCGATGCTTCACGCAAAGGGTGCCACCAACTGCGATAAGAATGATGCCACCAAAACGAAGAGCAGTCGAAAAGGTTCGAAATCCAGTGGGGACGGTAGAGAAG CTAATGATAGTCCGGTAGAAGACGACGATGAGGACGAggacgatgaggatgatgaagatgacgaagacgaagaggaggaagagtCGGAGAACGACAGCAATGCAACGTCACAGTGTGAACAAAATTTGGTCGACTCCTCGCTACCACCGGTGGATCGAAAGCAGCAACGTCTCTCGGAGATGCAGCGCATGAAGGCCAACTGTAATGCGGACGAGATCGGCCACCTGAAGACACGGTGCGAGGTGCTGGTGCGTGACTGTATCGTCGGTTTACTGGTGCAGCTATCGCTCGAGGACTTCCGCAGTATGGAGGAGGAGCTGAACCGTGCGATCTGCTGGTATCTGACCTGCGACCGGTACTGGGAGGATGGACCGCTTGAGCAGCGCCCGTTCCCGTGGGGTCTTGTCTTCGTGCTCGTAATGGTGCTTTCGATGGGCGTTTGTCTGTGTTACTATATCATCTGGATACTGTTCGA CAGCGAAGATTTCAGTCCTGCAGCAGGCAACCAGCTAACGGGTCATCCAAGCTCGGCGACACACGGTGGCAGTGGCGGCGCTGGCCATCATCTGCACCATGGGCGACACTATCTACAGCCGGGTTCGGGCTCCGGTATCTATCGGttgcaggacggtggacactCTGCCGCCAGCCTGAACAATCTCGGCACGGGTACGAGCGGTAACGATATTCAGCACACGCCTCAGATACACGCATCACCCGGTACCGGTGGCGGATCGTCCGGTATGCTCTACACTACGGCCGACGACGGCTACGGCTATGCGGCAGGTTCCGCAAGCGGAGCTGCTCGAATGATTGCACCGATTGATGGGTCGACCGGCACGGTCGGTGCGGGTGGTGGCGGATCCGCCGTAGCAGCGACCGGAAGCGGCGATTTTGGCGAGCTGGGACAGAGCGAACACTACATTTACGTGACGTATCCACCGGAACTGAAGCGACGGCTGCTGGAAAGGTACGGTAGAGACATCTATATGCAGCTGTTGCGCAAGGATGTGTACGATTACTACTAG
- the LOC125763261 gene encoding uncharacterized protein LOC125763261 isoform X5, with product MWTKSINIEVIVICLLSIIPWPGPSVFKISCSRESSRVVRKIVHSRWLPILEKYQVKLPLECPFHPLRDIFGPQQSAKKQHRPSQWTCGFCGKSFFEEKHLDMHFENRHRTNINTAEDAVCLADYCDMMRCEVLIAKDATLAFGSDPNAVTTDIEVWSEATAYRTALTTSGPRDLAKVPERKSLLPKMLQTIRDDVFRNRQPQQQGVTSMLHAKGATNCDKNDATKTKSSRKGSKSSGDGREANDSPVEDDDEDEDDEDDEDDEDEEEEESENDSNATSQCEQNLVDSSLPPVDRKQQRLSEMQRMKANCNADEIGHLKTRCEVLVRDCIVGLLVQLSLEDFRSMEEELNRAICWYLTCDRYWEDGPLEQRPFPWGLVFVLVMVLSMGVCLCYYIIWILFDSEDFSPAAGNQLTGHPSSATHGGSGGAGHHLHHGRHYLQPGSGSGIYRLQDGGHSAASLNNLGTGTSGNDIQHTPQIHASPGTGGGSSGMLYTTADDGYGYAAGSASGAARMIAPIDGSTGTVGAGGGGSAVAATGSGDFGELGQSEHYIYVTYPPELKRRLLESCYNRTTRL from the exons ATGTGGACTAAATCGATTAATATCGAG GTGATAGTTATTTGCTTACTTTCGATCATACCATGGCCGGGCCCGAGCGTATTCAAGATATCATGCTCCCGCGAAAGTTCGCGCGTCGTGCGCAAGATCGTACACTCGCGCTGGCTGCCCATACTGGAAAAATATCAGGTAAAGCTACCGCTCGAATGTCCGTTTCATCCACTGCGCGACATCTTCGGTCCACAGCAGAGCGCCAAAAAGCAACATCGACCGAGCCAGTGGACGTGCGGCTTCTGTGGCAAAAGCTTCTTCGAGGAGAAGCATCTCGATATGCACTTTGAGAACCGGCACCGGACAAACATCAACACGGCGGAGGATGCCGTCTGCCTGGCGGACTACTGTGACATGATGCGGTGCGAGGTGTTGATTGCGAAGGATGCAACCTTGGCATTTGGTAGCGATCCGAATGCCGTCACGACCGACATTGAGGTGTGGAGTGAAGCGACCGCATACCGGACGGCTTTGACTACATCCGGGCCGCGTGATCTTGCCAAGGTGCCGGAAAG GAAGTCTCTTCTACCAAAGATGCTGCAAACAATACGGGACGATGTGTTTCGGAATCGGCAACCGCAGCAACAGGGCGTGACCTCGATGCTTCACGCAAAGGGTGCCACCAACTGCGATAAGAATGATGCCACCAAAACGAAGAGCAGTCGAAAAGGTTCGAAATCCAGTGGGGACGGTAGAGAAG CTAATGATAGTCCGGTAGAAGACGACGATGAGGACGAggacgatgaggatgatgaagatgacgaagacgaagaggaggaagagtCGGAGAACGACAGCAATGCAACGTCACAGTGTGAACAAAATTTGGTCGACTCCTCGCTACCACCGGTGGATCGAAAGCAGCAACGTCTCTCGGAGATGCAGCGCATGAAGGCCAACTGTAATGCGGACGAGATCGGCCACCTGAAGACACGGTGCGAGGTGCTGGTGCGTGACTGTATCGTCGGTTTACTGGTGCAGCTATCGCTCGAGGACTTCCGCAGTATGGAGGAGGAGCTGAACCGTGCGATCTGCTGGTATCTGACCTGCGACCGGTACTGGGAGGATGGACCGCTTGAGCAGCGCCCGTTCCCGTGGGGTCTTGTCTTCGTGCTCGTAATGGTGCTTTCGATGGGCGTTTGTCTGTGTTACTATATCATCTGGATACTGTTCGA CAGCGAAGATTTCAGTCCTGCAGCAGGCAACCAGCTAACGGGTCATCCAAGCTCGGCGACACACGGTGGCAGTGGCGGCGCTGGCCATCATCTGCACCATGGGCGACACTATCTACAGCCGGGTTCGGGCTCCGGTATCTATCGGttgcaggacggtggacactCTGCCGCCAGCCTGAACAATCTCGGCACGGGTACGAGCGGTAACGATATTCAGCACACGCCTCAGATACACGCATCACCCGGTACCGGTGGCGGATCGTCCGGTATGCTCTACACTACGGCCGACGACGGCTACGGCTATGCGGCAGGTTCCGCAAGCGGAGCTGCTCGAATGATTGCACCGATTGATGGGTCGACCGGCACGGTCGGTGCGGGTGGTGGCGGATCCGCCGTAGCAGCGACCGGAAGCGGCGATTTTGGCGAGCTGGGACAGAGCGAACACTACATTTACGTGACGTATCCACCGGAACTGAAGCGACGGCTGCTGGAAAG cTGCTACAATAGAACGACACGGCTATGA
- the LOC125763261 gene encoding uncharacterized protein LOC125763261 isoform X4, producing MKSFLRKDILLSLAPMVIVICLLSIIPWPGPSVFKISCSRESSRVVRKIVHSRWLPILEKYQVKLPLECPFHPLRDIFGPQQSAKKQHRPSQWTCGFCGKSFFEEKHLDMHFENRHRTNINTAEDAVCLADYCDMMRCEVLIAKDATLAFGSDPNAVTTDIEVWSEATAYRTALTTSGPRDLAKVPERKSLLPKMLQTIRDDVFRNRQPQQQGVTSMLHAKGATNCDKNDATKTKSSRKGSKSSGDGREANDSPVEDDDEDEDDEDDEDDEDEEEEESENDSNATSQCEQNLVDSSLPPVDRKQQRLSEMQRMKANCNADEIGHLKTRCEVLVRDCIVGLLVQLSLEDFRSMEEELNRAICWYLTCDRYWEDGPLEQRPFPWGLVFVLVMVLSMGVCLCYYIIWILFDSEDFSPAAGNQLTGHPSSATHGGSGGAGHHLHHGRHYLQPGSGSGIYRLQDGGHSAASLNNLGTGTSGNDIQHTPQIHASPGTGGGSSGMLYTTADDGYGYAAGSASGAARMIAPIDGSTGTVGAGGGGSAVAATGSGDFGELGQSEHYIYVTYPPELKRRLLESSL from the exons ATGAAGTCCTTTCTGCGCAAGGACATTCTCCTGTCACTAGCACCGATG GTGATAGTTATTTGCTTACTTTCGATCATACCATGGCCGGGCCCGAGCGTATTCAAGATATCATGCTCCCGCGAAAGTTCGCGCGTCGTGCGCAAGATCGTACACTCGCGCTGGCTGCCCATACTGGAAAAATATCAGGTAAAGCTACCGCTCGAATGTCCGTTTCATCCACTGCGCGACATCTTCGGTCCACAGCAGAGCGCCAAAAAGCAACATCGACCGAGCCAGTGGACGTGCGGCTTCTGTGGCAAAAGCTTCTTCGAGGAGAAGCATCTCGATATGCACTTTGAGAACCGGCACCGGACAAACATCAACACGGCGGAGGATGCCGTCTGCCTGGCGGACTACTGTGACATGATGCGGTGCGAGGTGTTGATTGCGAAGGATGCAACCTTGGCATTTGGTAGCGATCCGAATGCCGTCACGACCGACATTGAGGTGTGGAGTGAAGCGACCGCATACCGGACGGCTTTGACTACATCCGGGCCGCGTGATCTTGCCAAGGTGCCGGAAAG GAAGTCTCTTCTACCAAAGATGCTGCAAACAATACGGGACGATGTGTTTCGGAATCGGCAACCGCAGCAACAGGGCGTGACCTCGATGCTTCACGCAAAGGGTGCCACCAACTGCGATAAGAATGATGCCACCAAAACGAAGAGCAGTCGAAAAGGTTCGAAATCCAGTGGGGACGGTAGAGAAG CTAATGATAGTCCGGTAGAAGACGACGATGAGGACGAggacgatgaggatgatgaagatgacgaagacgaagaggaggaagagtCGGAGAACGACAGCAATGCAACGTCACAGTGTGAACAAAATTTGGTCGACTCCTCGCTACCACCGGTGGATCGAAAGCAGCAACGTCTCTCGGAGATGCAGCGCATGAAGGCCAACTGTAATGCGGACGAGATCGGCCACCTGAAGACACGGTGCGAGGTGCTGGTGCGTGACTGTATCGTCGGTTTACTGGTGCAGCTATCGCTCGAGGACTTCCGCAGTATGGAGGAGGAGCTGAACCGTGCGATCTGCTGGTATCTGACCTGCGACCGGTACTGGGAGGATGGACCGCTTGAGCAGCGCCCGTTCCCGTGGGGTCTTGTCTTCGTGCTCGTAATGGTGCTTTCGATGGGCGTTTGTCTGTGTTACTATATCATCTGGATACTGTTCGA CAGCGAAGATTTCAGTCCTGCAGCAGGCAACCAGCTAACGGGTCATCCAAGCTCGGCGACACACGGTGGCAGTGGCGGCGCTGGCCATCATCTGCACCATGGGCGACACTATCTACAGCCGGGTTCGGGCTCCGGTATCTATCGGttgcaggacggtggacactCTGCCGCCAGCCTGAACAATCTCGGCACGGGTACGAGCGGTAACGATATTCAGCACACGCCTCAGATACACGCATCACCCGGTACCGGTGGCGGATCGTCCGGTATGCTCTACACTACGGCCGACGACGGCTACGGCTATGCGGCAGGTTCCGCAAGCGGAGCTGCTCGAATGATTGCACCGATTGATGGGTCGACCGGCACGGTCGGTGCGGGTGGTGGCGGATCCGCCGTAGCAGCGACCGGAAGCGGCGATTTTGGCGAGCTGGGACAGAGCGAACACTACATTTACGTGACGTATCCACCGGAACTGAAGCGACGGCTGCTGGAAAG TTCCCTTTAG